Proteins found in one Mucilaginibacter gracilis genomic segment:
- a CDS encoding TonB-dependent receptor — translation MKNKLTTLFTFLILLSSLFAYAQQGATPAIISGYIQNSNGEGIIGATVLVTGTTISAATNTSGAYKLQLPAGKYILRYSYIGLNTVNKEIEISQGANLKLNVLLTSGSNPLQGVEITGRKEKTYKTKSTFIGNKTETDIKDLPQSVSYASKELMADQGAVRVGDVVKNFSGVNQFTFYDDLTIRGFRVNGQSNTQLVNGLRTSTGFWKQPLTNYLERVEVLKGPSSALYGNASPGGVVNRVTKKPLDETRKSISLSMGSFDTFRALADFTGPANKDSSLLYRLNLGYEDANSFRDLQFDKNVIVAPSLSFIASPKTRINFDLVYNNSHSRLDRGQAVIGNDLYSTPQSLALSAGNDFLNEQTYIVTLSLNHQFNSKLSFNAAYSKTGYQEDLYEHRSANAYAKDKLGNDIPNLVAMQIFQRKRKRYIDNFSGYFNYNEKTGPIEHKIVVGYDYGSEKMPVGASQLTASGYRNASNTGTIANYVAKDSLKYLRDTKGNPVPNVASFNLNDVLNSQRLQDDSKSFFAPTALSPTYYYLNAGYVQDQLKLGRLQALVGIRYEYYTDFVNYASPTQEATHSSAWLPRFGLVYSASKNINIYSTYVMGYNPQTAATLANPNAGGPFAPVTSNMIELGAKSSWLDDRLSITTSIYQIEQNNTLYNANVAGQPDLLRPVGKERSRGFEFDITGRITPYWSILASYAYNDAKITESGIATEVGQQKPNAPKNMANIWTRYNITNGTLSGLGLGLGANYVDKRMLSINVTQSIPSYTLVDAALFYNIGKVQLQFNANNLTGKKYWVGGYDYIRLFPGAPSNYLLTLTYTFN, via the coding sequence ATGAAAAATAAACTTACTACACTGTTTACATTTTTAATTCTTCTTTCATCCCTTTTTGCTTATGCTCAGCAAGGCGCAACCCCCGCAATAATTAGTGGTTATATCCAAAACAGCAACGGGGAAGGTATAATTGGCGCTACCGTATTGGTTACAGGTACAACAATATCAGCCGCAACAAACACAAGCGGGGCTTACAAGTTACAGTTACCTGCGGGTAAATATATCTTGCGCTATTCCTATATAGGGCTTAACACCGTAAACAAAGAAATAGAAATCTCTCAGGGAGCTAACCTGAAACTTAATGTACTGTTAACCTCAGGCAGCAATCCATTACAGGGTGTGGAAATTACCGGGCGAAAGGAAAAAACCTACAAAACCAAGTCAACCTTTATAGGTAATAAAACCGAAACAGATATTAAGGATCTCCCCCAATCGGTTTCCTATGCCAGTAAAGAGCTCATGGCCGATCAGGGTGCCGTACGTGTAGGCGATGTGGTTAAAAACTTTAGTGGTGTTAACCAGTTTACTTTTTACGATGACCTCACCATAAGGGGCTTCCGCGTTAACGGCCAAAGCAATACACAACTGGTAAACGGTTTGCGTACCAGTACCGGTTTCTGGAAGCAACCGCTCACTAACTACCTTGAACGTGTTGAAGTACTCAAAGGCCCTTCGTCTGCCTTGTATGGTAATGCAAGCCCTGGCGGCGTGGTAAACCGGGTAACCAAAAAACCGCTTGATGAAACCCGGAAATCGATCAGCCTTTCTATGGGCAGTTTCGATACCTTCAGGGCACTTGCCGATTTTACGGGCCCGGCCAATAAAGATAGTTCGCTATTATACCGCTTAAACCTTGGTTATGAGGATGCCAATTCATTCCGGGATCTTCAATTTGATAAAAACGTTATCGTTGCGCCCTCGCTTTCTTTTATCGCCTCGCCTAAAACACGCATCAATTTTGATTTGGTATACAATAACTCTCACAGTAGGCTCGATCGCGGGCAGGCGGTAATTGGCAACGATCTTTATTCAACCCCTCAGTCGCTCGCGTTAAGTGCCGGCAATGATTTTTTGAATGAGCAGACCTATATTGTTACGCTATCTTTAAATCACCAGTTTAACAGCAAATTAAGCTTTAATGCGGCCTACTCTAAAACAGGCTATCAGGAAGATCTTTATGAACACCGCAGCGCTAATGCTTATGCAAAAGATAAGCTTGGTAATGATATACCTAACCTGGTTGCCATGCAGATTTTCCAGCGCAAGCGAAAACGCTACATCGACAATTTTAGCGGTTACTTTAACTACAACGAAAAAACAGGCCCAATTGAGCATAAAATAGTAGTAGGCTACGATTACGGCAGCGAGAAAATGCCTGTTGGTGCTTCGCAACTCACCGCATCTGGCTACCGGAATGCGTCTAATACCGGCACAATTGCCAATTACGTTGCCAAAGACAGCCTTAAATATTTGAGGGATACCAAAGGCAACCCGGTGCCTAATGTGGCATCGTTTAACCTGAATGATGTTTTAAACTCCCAGCGTCTGCAGGACGATAGCAAGTCCTTTTTCGCGCCAACTGCACTGTCGCCAACTTATTATTACCTCAATGCCGGTTATGTGCAAGATCAGTTAAAGCTTGGCCGCCTGCAAGCCCTGGTTGGCATACGTTATGAGTACTATACCGATTTTGTAAACTATGCTTCGCCAACACAAGAGGCAACGCATTCGAGTGCCTGGCTACCCCGGTTTGGCCTGGTTTATTCGGCATCTAAAAACATCAATATTTATAGCACTTATGTTATGGGGTACAATCCTCAAACGGCAGCAACCTTAGCCAATCCTAACGCCGGCGGGCCATTTGCCCCCGTAACCAGTAACATGATAGAGCTTGGGGCTAAAAGCAGCTGGTTGGACGACAGGCTTTCTATCACCACATCTATCTACCAGATAGAACAGAACAATACTTTGTATAATGCTAATGTAGCTGGCCAACCTGACTTGTTAAGGCCTGTAGGTAAAGAACGTTCGAGAGGTTTTGAATTTGATATTACCGGCCGGATTACCCCATACTGGAGCATACTGGCTTCTTATGCTTACAATGATGCAAAGATAACAGAAAGCGGTATCGCTACAGAAGTTGGGCAGCAAAAGCCAAACGCACCTAAAAATATGGCCAATATATGGACACGCTATAATATCACAAATGGAACGTTAAGCGGCCTGGGCCTGGGTTTAGGAGCTAATTATGTAGACAAACGGATGCTCTCCATCAATGTAACGCAAAGTATACCGTCTTACACGTTGGTTGATGCCGCCTTATTCTACAACATCGGCAAAGTGCAATTGCAGTTTAACGCCAATAACCTCACTGGCAAAAAATACTGGGTGGGCGGGTATGATTATATACGGTTGTTCCCCGGCGCGCCATCCAACTACCTGCTAACCTTAACTTACACTTTCAACTAA